Genomic segment of Borreliella spielmanii:
GAAAAGAAAAAAAAGTTCAAGTCCAACCAAATCAGACATGCTTTTAATTTTAATTGCTATTATTTTAACAATAATTAGTGCACTATTAATAATCAAAAATTCGCTTATTATGCATATTTTTAAGGAAAAAAATTACGATAACAGTTTATTTGAATCAAATCAAACACAAGATAACAGATTAATTGAAGCTAAAAAAGTCACTAATAAAAATACAAATATAAAAATACTTAAAAATGAAAATTTTTTAATTCAACCACCAGAAATAAAAAAACTTGAAGAAGAACTCAAACAAAACCAAAGAAATAATAACCTTAAAAACAAAAAATTTATTAAGCTTTATTTTATAAAAGTCACCCCAGAAGGCTATTTTTTAAGACAAACTGTAAAAAGAGCTATATATTACGACAAAAATATTCTTGAAGAAACACTAAAATCTTTAATTAAAGGTCCAAATGAATACGAACTAAAAAATAATTTTTTAAGTTTAATTCCTATAAAAACTAAACTGTTAAACTTAAGCCTAAGCGAAGGAATTGCTAAAATAAATTTATCTAAAGAATTTTATGAAAATAGCTTCGGAATTGAAGGTATAATTAATCAAATCGCTCAAATAACCTTAACATGCCTTGAAATTAAAGGAATTGCTGGAATAATTTTAACAATAGAAAATAATCCAATAATACTTGAAGAATTAAACTTAAACTTCTCGGGAATATTAAATAAAAAGACTTTAGACAAATATTAAAATTCAATATTGTTAAGCAATTGCATAGAACTTGTAATATTGTAAACACTTGACCTAACAACTAAAAACATAAATTCTTGATTACCCTTTTTACCTTTGGTTTTTAACTTTAATATATTTTTAACTTGTAATTTATTTTTATATAATTTTTCAATTACGCCTTGCAAAATTATCTTCAAATACTTAGCATTCACAACACCATTAAAGTTTTTTATATCCAAATTTAAACTTTTAACCTCAAACTGAGGCTTGATTAAAACTATAATAAAATTATCAGAAAGTTTGTCTATTAAATTTGCGCATATACTTATTGATGATCTAAAAGAAACATCTACAACGGCAAAATTAGGCATAATTTTAAATTCCGTAACATCAAAAATATTAGTTCTTTCTAAAACTTTAACTCTTGGATCAACTCTTAATTTATAAGAAAGTTGATTAATGCCTACATCAATTGAATAAACAAAATTGGCACCACACTGCAAAAGACAATCAGTAAAGCCACCAGTTGAAGAGCCAACATCAACACAAATTTTATTTTTAACTTCGAGTTTAAAACCTTTAAGAGCTTCTAAAAGCTTGTAGCCTCCCCTTGATACAAATACTTGGCAAGTATTATCAACCAAATCTATTTTACTTGTTTTATTTATTAACATTTTAGGATTTTTTTCTTTATGAGAATTTACATATATATTACCTGTTAAAATCAAAACCATTAATTCTTTTCGTGTTTTTTCTGGATACCTTTTACAAAGTATGTTTAATAAATTATTTCTGAATCCTTTCAATTTTTAAAGCACGGCCTGTCTTTAGATTAGAAGTAATAATAACTCCTTGTAAAATTATGTCATCTTCCACAATTTCAGCTCTTAAAGAGATATATTCAAGTAATCCTTTAAGAGAAATGTCGGGATTAAATCCTATTACAGAATTCAATCCCCCTGTCATTCCAATATCACTAATATAGGCTGTCCCTTTTGACAATATTCTTTCATCTTGAGTCATAATATGCGTATGAGTACCAACCACACCTGTTACAAAACCATTTAAAAAATAGCCAAAACTTTCTTTTTCATAATTACTCTCAGAATGAAAATCTACAAAAATGGTTCTAGCCTTATTACTAAGCATATTAACCAATTTTTTTGTATTATCAAAAGGATTTTTAACAATAAAATTCATATTTAAAACCCCTTGAACATTAATAATAGCAACCTTCTCATCTCTAATAGTAAAAAAACAATAACCATGTCCATCTAACAAATCTGAAAAATTATTTGGCCTTAAGATATACGTTTGCTTATTTAGATAAGCATTTATTTTGTAATTAGAATACACATGATTACCAGTGGTAATAACATTAACACCCGATCTAAAAAGATTATTTGCTATTTCTGGGGTTATTCCAAAACCATTTGAAGAATTTTCTCCATTAGCAATTACCAAATCTATTCTATATTTGTTTTTTATATTTTTAAGATTAAAAAAAACTTTTTTTAATCCACTCTCGCCTATTATATCCCCAATTATCAAGGTTTTAATAATGTTATCTTGCATATTCAATAACTCTAGTTTCACGAATAATTGTAACTTTAATTTTTCCAGGATATCTCATTTCAGCTTCTATCTTCTTAGCAATGTTTCTTGCAAGTAAAATTGATTTTTCATCATTAACCAATACATTGTCAACAATAATTCTAACTTCACGACCAGCTTGAATCGCATAACATTTTTGAACACCTTCAAAACTATAAGCAATATCTTCAAGTCTTTTAAGTCTATTTATATAGTTATTTAAACTTTCCCGCCTTGCTCCAGGACGAGATGCTGAGATGGCATCTGCTATTTGAACAACAATAGCCTCAAGGCTCTCGGGCTTAACTTCAT
This window contains:
- a CDS encoding GerMN domain-containing protein; the protein is MKRKKSSSPTKSDMLLILIAIILTIISALLIIKNSLIMHIFKEKNYDNSLFESNQTQDNRLIEAKKVTNKNTNIKILKNENFLIQPPEIKKLEEELKQNQRNNNLKNKKFIKLYFIKVTPEGYFLRQTVKRAIYYDKNILEETLKSLIKGPNEYELKNNFLSLIPIKTKLLNLSLSEGIAKINLSKEFYENSFGIEGIINQIAQITLTCLEIKGIAGIILTIENNPIILEELNLNFSGILNKKTLDKY
- a CDS encoding TIGR00282 family metallophosphoesterase, with the protein product MQDNIIKTLIIGDIIGESGLKKVFFNLKNIKNKYRIDLVIANGENSSNGFGITPEIANNLFRSGVNVITTGNHVYSNYKINAYLNKQTYILRPNNFSDLLDGHGYCFFTIRDEKVAIINVQGVLNMNFIVKNPFDNTKKLVNMLSNKARTIFVDFHSESNYEKESFGYFLNGFVTGVVGTHTHIMTQDERILSKGTAYISDIGMTGGLNSVIGFNPDISLKGLLEYISLRAEIVEDDIILQGVIITSNLKTGRALKIERIQK
- a CDS encoding TlyA family RNA methyltransferase; this encodes MKGFRNNLLNILCKRYPEKTRKELMVLILTGNIYVNSHKEKNPKMLINKTSKIDLVDNTCQVFVSRGGYKLLEALKGFKLEVKNKICVDVGSSTGGFTDCLLQCGANFVYSIDVGINQLSYKLRVDPRVKVLERTNIFDVTEFKIMPNFAVVDVSFRSSISICANLIDKLSDNFIIVLIKPQFEVKSLNLDIKNFNGVVNAKYLKIILQGVIEKLYKNKLQVKNILKLKTKGKKGNQEFMFLVVRSSVYNITSSMQLLNNIEF